A stretch of the Cucurbita pepo subsp. pepo cultivar mu-cu-16 chromosome LG16, ASM280686v2, whole genome shotgun sequence genome encodes the following:
- the LOC111777554 gene encoding LRR repeats and ubiquitin-like domain-containing protein At2g30105 yields the protein MEVGAMAATSEGNGKSIAINVKFTGKSIPITIPCDSTVKDLKSLLQPLTNVLPRGQKLIFKGKVLADEMTLAASEVANGAKMMLMASQGLHQGGGPILREAKPRPRERSIQNENKLVDVKQRVSVDKSRLERWKATGVIALSDSNLKAIPNEVWSCETSARVLDLSHNSINHVPSQVGCLSSMQKLLLNVNEISEESISWDGLAFLKHLTVLSLSHNLLTTLPSALGSLTSLKQLHVANNKLMSLPDEIRFLTRLEVLKVSNNRMSIVPSTIGECSSLTEVDLSSNLLSELPESLGCLLNLKALHLSHNGLRSLPCTLFKMCIHLSTLDLHNTEITIDLLRQYEGWEAFDERRRLKHQKQLDFRVMRQADFDEGADKH from the exons ATGGAGGTCGGAGCGATGGCGGCTACTTCTGAAGGTAATGGAAAGTCCATTGCAATCAACGTTAAGTTCACTGGAAAGTCGATACCGATTACTATTCCCTGCGATTCTACCGTGAAGGATCTGAAATCGCTTCTTCAACCTTTAACCAACGTCCTACCTCGTGGCCAGAAGCTCATCTTCAAAG GGAAGGTTTTGGCCGATGAAATGACATTGGCGGCGTCGGAGGTGGCTAATGGAGCGAAAATGATGCTCATGGCTTCTCAGGGACTGCACCAAGGG GGTGGCCCAATCCTGCGTGAAGCGAAGCCTCGTCCCAGAGAAAGGAgtatacaaaatgaaaataaattggtTGATGTTAAGCAGCGTGTCTCTGTAGATAAAAGCCGGTTGGAAAGATGGAAGGCGACTGGAGTGATAGCGTTATCTGACAGCAATTTGAAG GCAATTCCCAATGAAGTGTGGTCTTGTGAAACTTCAGCGAGAGTTCTTGATTTGAGCCACAACTCTATTAACCATGTTCCTTCTCAAGTTGGCTGTCTAAGTTCAATGCAG AAATTATTACTGAATGTTAATGAGATATCTGAAGAGTCTATAAGTTGGGACGGATTAGCGTTTTTGAAGCATCTAACAGTTTTATCTCTCTCCCATAATCT GTTAACTACTTTGCCTTCTGCACTTGGCAGTCTAACTTCACTAAAGCAACTGCATGTGGCTAATAACAAGCTGATGAGTCTCCCAGATGAAATAAGATTTTTGACCCGACTTGAAGTTTTGAAAGTCAGCAATAATAG GATGAGCATTGTTCCTTCAACTATAGGGGAATGTAGTTCTCTTACAGAG GTGGATCTGTCATCAAATCTTCTGTCGGAGTTGCCCGAGTCTCTAGGTTGTCTGCTCAATTTGAAG GCTTTGCACCTCAGTCATAATGGCCTAAGGTCCCTACCTTGTACATTATTTAAGATGTGCATCCACCTATCTACACTCGATCTCCACAACACAGAAATCACCATAGACCTCCTCCGACAG TATGAAGGATGGGAAGCTTTTGATGAACGTCGACGTTTGAAGCATCAGAAACAACTCGATTTTCGGGTAATGAGGCAGGCTGATTTTGATGAAGGTGCTGATAAACATTGA